The following proteins are encoded in a genomic region of Pseudomonas sp. Os17:
- a CDS encoding hydroxyisourate hydrolase, which produces MNGGVSIHVVDVASGQVAEGMAVRVRRLGGDWLCQGRIDGNGLLDGLPECAASFGPGVYEVELEVAAFYRELGQALPPVPFLDVLVYRFGLDDPRQHYHLPFKLTAWGVSCFRGGA; this is translated from the coding sequence ATGAATGGCGGGGTGTCGATCCACGTGGTGGATGTCGCCAGCGGCCAGGTGGCCGAAGGCATGGCGGTGCGGGTGCGGCGCCTGGGCGGCGATTGGCTATGCCAGGGGCGGATCGACGGCAATGGCCTGCTCGATGGCCTGCCGGAGTGCGCGGCCAGCTTCGGGCCGGGCGTCTACGAAGTGGAGCTGGAGGTGGCGGCGTTCTATCGCGAGCTAGGCCAGGCGCTGCCGCCGGTGCCCTTCCTCGATGTGCTGGTGTACCGCTTCGGCCTGGATGACCCGCGCCAGCATTACCACCTGCCGTTCAAGCTCACCGCCTGGGGCGTCTCGTGCTTTCGCGGCGGCGCCTGA
- a CDS encoding nucleobase:cation symporter-2 family protein → MTISRVHPVDEVLPVRQLFSFGLQHVLVMYAGAVAVPLILGNALGLTPAQVVLLINANLLTSGIATLIQTLGFWRFGARLPLIQGCSFIALAPMIMIGKQFGLTEVFGAVIAAGLITMALAPLFSRLLRFFPPVVIGSLITIIGISLMPAAAIWLGGGNPAAADFGAPANLLLGLATVAVTLVIYGKFSGFIGNLSVLIGLLAGSLIAAAFGMTHFAQVGDAAWFELSPPMAFGTPQFSLMPILIMTLAMLVIMAETTGNCLAIGTLTGRPTTPRTLGDAFRADGLSTLVGGLFNSFPYNAFTQNTGLIALSRVKSRFVVAAAGAIMVLMGLFPKLGALVAAVPTPVLGGCAIVMFGMTTVAGIQELSRVRFEGTRNAIVVAVSVSVGVLPMSFPALFAHAHGPLKLLLESGIFLGAITAIVLNLLLNPREPAADALPAHAGLND, encoded by the coding sequence ATGACTATTTCCCGTGTTCATCCCGTGGACGAGGTCCTGCCCGTTCGCCAGTTGTTCAGCTTCGGCCTGCAACACGTGCTGGTGATGTATGCCGGTGCAGTGGCGGTGCCGTTGATTCTAGGCAATGCCCTGGGCCTGACCCCGGCCCAGGTGGTCTTGTTGATCAACGCCAACCTGCTGACCTCCGGAATTGCCACGCTGATCCAGACCCTGGGCTTCTGGCGGTTCGGCGCACGGCTGCCGTTGATCCAGGGCTGCTCGTTCATTGCCCTGGCGCCGATGATCATGATCGGCAAGCAGTTCGGTTTGACCGAAGTGTTCGGCGCGGTGATCGCTGCGGGCCTCATCACCATGGCCCTGGCGCCGCTGTTCAGCCGCCTGTTGCGGTTCTTTCCGCCGGTGGTGATCGGCAGCCTGATCACCATCATCGGCATTTCCCTGATGCCGGCGGCGGCGATCTGGCTGGGGGGCGGCAACCCGGCGGCAGCGGATTTCGGCGCGCCGGCCAATCTGCTGCTGGGCCTGGCCACGGTGGCGGTGACCCTGGTGATCTACGGCAAGTTTTCCGGGTTCATCGGCAACCTCAGCGTGCTGATCGGCCTGCTGGCGGGCAGCCTGATTGCTGCCGCCTTCGGCATGACCCACTTCGCCCAGGTCGGCGATGCGGCCTGGTTCGAACTGAGCCCGCCCATGGCTTTCGGCACCCCGCAGTTCTCCCTGATGCCGATCCTGATCATGACCCTGGCGATGCTGGTGATCATGGCCGAGACCACCGGCAACTGCCTGGCCATCGGCACGCTCACCGGCAGGCCGACCACCCCGCGCACCCTGGGCGATGCCTTTCGCGCCGACGGCCTGTCGACCCTGGTGGGCGGCCTGTTCAATAGCTTTCCCTATAACGCCTTTACCCAGAACACTGGGCTGATCGCGCTGTCCCGGGTCAAGAGCCGCTTCGTGGTGGCCGCCGCCGGGGCAATCATGGTGCTCATGGGCCTGTTTCCCAAGCTCGGCGCCCTGGTGGCCGCGGTGCCGACCCCGGTGCTCGGCGGCTGCGCCATCGTCATGTTCGGCATGACCACCGTGGCCGGTATCCAGGAATTGTCGCGGGTGAGGTTCGAGGGCACCCGCAACGCGATCGTCGTCGCGGTGTCGGTCAGTGTCGGGGTGCTGCCGATGTCCTTTCCGGCGCTGTTCGCCCACGCCCACGGGCCGCTCAAGCTGCTGCTGGAAAGCGGCATCTTTCTCGGCGCCATCACCGCCATCGTCCTCAATCTGCTGCTCAACCCTCGCGAGCCGGCGGCTGATGCGTTGCCGGCCCATGCCGGGCTCAATGATTGA
- a CDS encoding nucleoside deaminase: MTQILSPIPAGVSELDLHLLRQSIELAEEAKARGRHPFAALVADRDGKVIASAGNNSMPPEGDPTQHAELAAAAKAARLLGPEELAQCTLYTSAEPCCMCAGAIYWTGIGRVVYALSEHALLELTGDHPENPTFSLPCREVFARGQRQIPVLGPMLEHEAARAHVGFWK; this comes from the coding sequence ATGACCCAGATACTGTCTCCCATCCCTGCCGGCGTCAGCGAACTGGACCTGCACCTGCTGCGTCAGAGCATCGAACTGGCAGAAGAAGCCAAGGCCCGTGGCCGCCACCCGTTCGCCGCCCTGGTGGCGGACCGTGACGGCAAGGTCATCGCCAGCGCCGGCAACAACTCGATGCCCCCCGAAGGCGACCCGACCCAGCACGCCGAACTGGCTGCCGCTGCCAAGGCCGCAAGGCTCCTGGGCCCCGAGGAGCTGGCCCAGTGCACCCTGTACACCAGCGCCGAGCCCTGCTGCATGTGCGCCGGGGCCATCTACTGGACCGGGATTGGCCGGGTGGTCTATGCCCTGTCCGAACACGCCTTGCTGGAACTGACCGGCGATCACCCGGAAAACCCGACCTTTTCCCTGCCGTGCCGTGAAGTCTTTGCCCGCGGGCAGCGGCAGATCCCGGTGCTGGGGCCAATGCTGGAACACGAAGCGGCCCGGGCCCATGTGGGGTTCTGGAAATGA
- a CDS encoding lysozyme inhibitor LprI family protein, giving the protein MKPIFLALLLIATGVQAAEETDNTPCDGVENDVQTLECATYNRTTAEQLLSDNVQSLLERLGTLYGNDKAQLADISAKVKNAQQLWQKQREADCAMESFPAKPGTKAYTIATNDCLARMSDERSEFIESIAQE; this is encoded by the coding sequence ATGAAACCGATCTTCCTGGCCTTGTTACTGATAGCGACCGGCGTACAGGCGGCCGAAGAGACCGACAACACGCCCTGCGACGGGGTGGAAAACGACGTGCAGACCCTGGAATGCGCGACCTACAACCGCACCACCGCCGAGCAATTGCTGAGTGACAACGTGCAAAGCCTGCTGGAACGCCTGGGCACCTTGTACGGCAACGACAAGGCGCAACTGGCCGACATCAGCGCCAAGGTCAAGAACGCCCAACAGTTGTGGCAGAAGCAGCGCGAAGCCGACTGCGCGATGGAATCCTTCCCGGCCAAGCCCGGGACCAAGGCCTACACCATCGCCACCAACGATTGCCTGGCGCGGATGAGCGACGAGCGTTCGGAATTCATCGAATCCATCGCCCAGGAATGA